One part of the Armatimonadota bacterium genome encodes these proteins:
- a CDS encoding ferritin family protein → MSNQFSADEILEIAQRVEENGIKFYSAAADCIENPQHKQLLTDLAAWEVSHAELFAKMRDGLNREEKEPTVFDPDNEVGLYLKAMADRAIFTSRMKPQEMLCENPTYKRILEVALDREKDAVVFYAGIRDMVPERLGRHRIDEIMMEEVHHVALIEKQLRMLGD, encoded by the coding sequence ATGTCCAACCAGTTCAGCGCAGACGAAATCCTTGAGATCGCGCAGCGGGTGGAAGAGAACGGCATCAAGTTCTACTCCGCGGCGGCCGATTGCATCGAGAATCCCCAGCACAAGCAACTCCTTACCGACCTCGCGGCTTGGGAGGTTTCGCACGCGGAGCTCTTCGCGAAGATGCGCGACGGGCTGAATCGTGAGGAGAAAGAGCCTACGGTGTTCGATCCGGACAACGAGGTAGGACTGTACTTGAAGGCGATGGCTGATCGTGCCATATTCACCTCGAGGATGAAGCCGCAGGAGATGCTCTGCGAGAATCCGACGTACAAGCGCATCCTCGAAGTTGCGCTCGACAGAGAGAAGGACGCGGTCGTCTTCTATGCGGGAATACGGGATATGGTGCCCGAGCGCCTGGGACGGCACAGGATTGACGAGATCATGATGGAAGAAGTGCATCACGTCGCCCTGATAGAGAAGCAGCTTCGTATGCTCGGCGACTGA
- a CDS encoding phosphodiester glycosidase family protein — protein sequence MARRSLLVPILIALWIATGPLHAQSDRTYPEVGPGLQYTHERIGDVPWAIHVLKIDRRSPDFRLISTLGQGTIYGLSGISKHVASVPSDLGTPAAAINGDFYRIAVGPYQGDPTGLQIVLGELVSAPTGPSFWIDPSGRPQIGEVLSQMKITWPDGSTTPIGLNEERRDDAAVLYTPTLGPSTRTTGGRELVLERVEDPWLPIRPGQMCRARVREAKESSDTSLTPDTMILSLGPKLMETVPSVKAGDIVRLTIATSPDLTGVDVAVGGGPILVAKGKKMPFGPNEPRHPRTMIGWNAHYLFFVVVDGRQPSLSAGMTNAEMASLMRRLGCTDAMNLDGGGSSTFWLGGRVMNVPSDGRERSLANALILLRKPPAAPSE from the coding sequence ATGGCTAGACGCAGTCTGCTTGTGCCCATCTTGATAGCTCTGTGGATCGCCACCGGTCCTTTGCACGCCCAGTCTGACCGCACTTACCCTGAGGTAGGCCCGGGTCTGCAGTACACCCACGAGCGGATCGGCGACGTACCCTGGGCGATACACGTTCTCAAGATTGACCGTCGCTCTCCAGACTTCCGGCTGATCTCCACGCTCGGGCAGGGTACGATCTACGGGCTCAGCGGAATCAGTAAGCATGTGGCTTCGGTGCCCTCGGACCTCGGGACGCCGGCTGCCGCCATCAACGGCGACTTCTACCGGATAGCCGTCGGTCCGTATCAGGGTGATCCGACCGGCCTCCAGATAGTGCTCGGCGAGCTCGTAAGCGCTCCGACCGGGCCCAGCTTCTGGATAGACCCATCCGGCAGGCCTCAGATCGGCGAGGTCCTGTCGCAGATGAAGATCACCTGGCCGGACGGGAGCACGACCCCTATCGGGCTGAACGAGGAGCGCAGGGATGACGCAGCGGTTCTCTACACGCCGACGCTCGGCCCGTCCACCCGCACAACCGGCGGCCGGGAGTTGGTGCTCGAACGCGTCGAGGACCCGTGGCTCCCCATCCGCCCGGGACAAATGTGCAGGGCGCGGGTGCGCGAGGCGAAGGAGAGCAGTGATACGTCGCTCACGCCGGACACGATGATCCTGTCGCTCGGGCCTAAGCTCATGGAGACCGTCCCGTCGGTGAAGGCCGGCGACATCGTCCGTCTCACCATCGCCACATCGCCCGACCTCACCGGCGTGGATGTGGCGGTCGGCGGCGGACCGATCCTCGTGGCGAAGGGGAAGAAGATGCCGTTCGGGCCGAACGAGCCCCGCCACCCACGGACGATGATCGGGTGGAACGCGCACTACCTCTTCTTCGTGGTAGTGGACGGGCGGCAGCCGAGTCTCTCCGCGGGGATGACGAATGCGGAGATGGCCTCTCTCATGCGGCGGCTCGGGTGCACGGACGCGATGAACCTGGACGGCGGAGGGTCCTCAACATTCTGGCTCGGCGGCAGGGTGATGAACGTCCCATCCGACGGACGCGAGCGCAGCCTCGCGAACGCGCTGATCCTGCTCAGAAAGCCCCCGGCTGCTCCGTCCGAATAG
- a CDS encoding phosphoribosyltransferase, translated as MIFDNRVDAGRRLAGRLRDYDAPDAIVLAIPRGGVVVGYEVAAALGAPLDVIIPRKIGAPGQSELAVGAVAGENIVVLDEEAIRHLGVSESYISEEVALQREEIARRRVVYRSGRPFPSLKGKSVLLVDDGIATGATIAAAAREAYSHEPSTVAIAVPVAPPDAVSRLRTEVEDLIVLETPEPFYAVGSWYYHFEQTTDEQVIELLRAAESWLYRE; from the coding sequence ATGATCTTCGACAATCGCGTTGACGCGGGGCGAAGGCTTGCTGGTAGACTGCGGGATTACGATGCCCCGGATGCCATCGTGCTGGCGATTCCGCGAGGCGGCGTTGTCGTCGGGTATGAAGTTGCAGCTGCACTGGGGGCGCCGCTCGATGTGATCATCCCGCGCAAGATCGGCGCGCCTGGTCAGTCTGAACTGGCAGTCGGGGCAGTCGCCGGCGAGAACATCGTTGTACTCGACGAGGAGGCGATCCGCCATCTTGGTGTCAGCGAATCCTACATCAGTGAGGAGGTGGCCCTCCAGAGAGAGGAGATTGCTCGCCGGAGGGTCGTGTACAGAAGCGGTCGGCCTTTTCCGTCTCTGAAGGGGAAGTCGGTGCTGCTGGTTGATGACGGTATCGCCACCGGTGCAACGATCGCGGCCGCCGCCCGCGAGGCTTATTCTCATGAGCCGAGTACGGTTGCGATCGCGGTGCCGGTCGCTCCTCCAGACGCGGTCTCGCGCCTCAGAACCGAAGTGGAGGATCTTATCGTGCTGGAGACGCCGGAACCGTTCTACGCTGTCGGTTCATGGTACTATCATTTCGAACAGACCACCGATGAGCAGGTGATCGAGCTTCTTCGGGCTGCAGAGAGCTGGCTATACCGAGAGTAG
- a CDS encoding ABC transporter ATP-binding protein: MRTVRRLLTFALRYWHWLLLTVACLITVAGLELLAPQLIRLIVDDALKGGRYHMLPYYALGIVVLATVTGVFRFGQQYFTEFTAQKTIYDIRNRLFDHIQRLSFSYHDEAETGQLISRATSDVQALSRFLGHGITHLVTDTLVFLGVLTICILMNWRLALVALSTSPFLIAAVFKFGGTIRPLYTAVQNQRGDMTTAIQQNLMGIRVVKAFAREDHEIEKFDKQSYALLERNMETAVVSAKYMPFMDFTTAVATTLILWYGGKQVVNGTLKLGELLAFNAYLMRLIGSVRMSGWIVNMTQNAVAAADRVFEILDTHPEAHVKDGTKVLSTCTGCVEFRDVSFSYDDGSKVLSNVSLDVQPGEMVAFVGPTGSGKSTIINLLPRFYDVTEGAILIDGVDIRDYKLKSLRKHIGIVAQETFLFGDTAKENIAYGKPDADLEEVIEAAKSANIHDFIEGLPEGYETQIGERGVNLSGGQKQRFSIARALLMNPPILIMDDSTSSVDTETELLIQKALVSLTESRTTFVIAQRISTVQRANKIVVLDKGRVVEMGTHRELLAKGGLYREIYRLQFGGEE, translated from the coding sequence ATGCGTACCGTCAGAAGATTACTAACATTTGCCCTCAGGTACTGGCATTGGTTGCTTCTGACCGTCGCCTGCCTGATCACTGTCGCCGGCCTCGAACTACTCGCTCCCCAACTGATTAGGCTCATTGTCGACGATGCCCTCAAGGGCGGTCGCTACCACATGCTCCCATACTACGCTCTGGGGATTGTCGTCCTGGCGACCGTCACGGGGGTGTTTCGGTTCGGGCAGCAGTACTTCACGGAGTTTACCGCCCAGAAGACGATCTACGATATCCGTAACAGGCTTTTCGACCACATACAGAGGCTCTCGTTCAGCTACCATGATGAGGCGGAGACCGGCCAGCTTATCTCGAGGGCGACTTCCGACGTGCAGGCGCTCAGTCGCTTTCTGGGTCACGGCATCACCCACCTGGTGACCGATACCCTCGTGTTCCTGGGGGTGCTTACCATCTGTATCCTGATGAACTGGAGACTCGCGCTGGTAGCCCTGTCCACATCGCCGTTCCTGATCGCGGCGGTCTTCAAGTTCGGCGGGACGATCCGTCCGCTCTACACCGCAGTCCAGAACCAGCGCGGCGATATGACGACCGCCATCCAGCAGAACCTCATGGGCATCCGGGTAGTGAAGGCGTTTGCGCGTGAGGACCACGAGATCGAGAAGTTCGACAAGCAGTCCTACGCTCTGCTCGAGCGGAATATGGAGACGGCGGTGGTCTCCGCTAAGTACATGCCCTTCATGGATTTCACGACGGCGGTTGCCACGACTTTGATACTCTGGTACGGCGGAAAGCAGGTCGTCAACGGGACGCTGAAGCTCGGCGAACTGCTGGCATTCAATGCGTACCTGATGCGGCTGATCGGCTCTGTGCGGATGTCGGGCTGGATCGTCAACATGACTCAGAACGCCGTCGCGGCGGCGGACCGAGTCTTCGAGATTCTGGATACTCACCCTGAAGCGCACGTGAAGGACGGGACGAAGGTGCTCTCTACCTGCACTGGATGTGTTGAGTTCCGCGATGTGTCGTTTAGCTACGATGACGGGAGCAAGGTGCTTAGCAACGTCAGCCTCGATGTACAGCCGGGTGAGATGGTCGCCTTCGTGGGTCCTACTGGGTCCGGCAAGAGCACGATAATCAACCTGCTGCCGAGGTTCTATGATGTGACCGAAGGGGCGATCCTCATCGATGGTGTAGACATCAGGGACTACAAGCTGAAGTCCCTCCGCAAGCACATCGGTATCGTCGCGCAGGAGACGTTTCTCTTCGGCGACACGGCGAAGGAGAATATCGCCTACGGAAAGCCCGATGCCGACCTGGAGGAAGTCATCGAGGCGGCGAAGTCGGCGAATATCCACGACTTCATCGAGGGACTCCCTGAGGGATATGAGACTCAGATCGGCGAGCGGGGGGTCAACCTCTCGGGCGGTCAGAAACAGCGGTTCTCGATAGCCCGCGCACTGCTGATGAACCCGCCGATCCTGATCATGGACGACTCCACCTCAAGCGTTGATACCGAGACTGAACTGCTCATCCAGAAGGCGCTCGTATCGCTCACCGAGTCCCGCACGACGTTCGTCATCGCCCAGCGGATATCAACCGTCCAGCGAGCGAACAAGATCGTCGTCCTCGACAAGGGACGCGTGGTCGAGATGGGTACGCACAGGGAACTGCTCGCGAAGGGCGGCCTCTACAGAGAGATCTACCGTCTCCAGTTCGGTGGAGAGGAATAG
- a CDS encoding ABC transporter ATP-binding protein yields the protein MAKHVYDDEILGKAFDPRLARKALVFVKPYKGLLTLAAIVVLATSGIGLIQPKLWKMAIDEGIGKRDMDVVVRVALMYLGVFAVRWVFQVIQTIVVQRLGQSVLHDIRHTVFSHLQNLSLSFFDKREIGRIIARLTSDVDAVNDLLTSSTLSIITDIFMVVGIVVILVRENLQLALITFSLVPVMAIVTSLFRAKARLAYRDVRRKVATVTASVAENVSGVRVVKSFSREGENLRRFKQVNQDNRQAVLYAARIQAVFGPLITVLTMCGICAVYWYGGLQVIAGVLTIGVLVEFAAYMNLFYAPIRDMSTLYQTMQGAMAGAERIFDILDTEQEIKDSPSAKDLPQINGYVEFKKVDFAYDETPILRDVSFDVAPGQTVAFVGPTGAGKTTIINLLGRQYDIRGGSITIDGHDVREVTIRSLRRQMGVVLQDAFLFPGSIKENIRYGRLEATDQEVEAVAMTVGLHEFIMELPQKYETDVREGGTKLSSGQKQLVSFARALLADPRILILDEATSSVDTQTEVIIQQALRELLRGRTSFVIAHRLSTIVEADMILVIEGGEIVERGTHQELLDSGGVYAKLYDMQFEEVSSEALTE from the coding sequence ATGGCCAAGCACGTATACGACGATGAAATACTGGGGAAAGCGTTTGATCCGAGGCTGGCGCGCAAAGCGCTCGTCTTTGTCAAACCCTACAAAGGCCTGCTGACCCTTGCAGCCATTGTGGTACTAGCTACCTCTGGCATCGGACTGATACAGCCGAAGCTGTGGAAGATGGCGATCGACGAGGGAATCGGAAAGCGCGACATGGATGTCGTGGTCAGAGTCGCGCTGATGTACCTCGGTGTTTTCGCCGTGCGCTGGGTCTTCCAGGTAATACAGACGATCGTCGTCCAGAGGTTGGGTCAGAGTGTGCTGCACGATATCCGCCACACCGTCTTCTCTCACCTGCAGAATCTATCTCTCAGCTTCTTTGACAAACGTGAGATCGGTCGGATTATCGCGCGTCTTACCAGCGACGTAGATGCCGTCAACGACCTGCTCACATCGAGCACGCTGTCGATCATCACGGATATCTTCATGGTCGTCGGCATCGTGGTCATTCTGGTACGGGAGAACCTGCAACTGGCGCTCATCACCTTCTCCCTGGTGCCTGTCATGGCGATCGTGACGAGTCTCTTCCGGGCCAAGGCGAGGCTGGCGTATCGGGACGTTCGCAGGAAGGTCGCGACCGTCACCGCATCGGTGGCCGAGAACGTGTCGGGCGTGCGTGTAGTCAAATCGTTCTCGCGGGAAGGCGAGAACCTGCGCCGGTTCAAGCAGGTCAACCAAGATAACCGGCAGGCCGTCCTGTATGCTGCCAGGATTCAAGCGGTCTTCGGCCCGTTGATCACCGTGCTGACCATGTGCGGCATCTGCGCGGTCTACTGGTACGGGGGACTGCAGGTCATCGCGGGGGTGCTCACCATTGGCGTGCTCGTAGAGTTCGCCGCCTACATGAATCTCTTCTATGCGCCTATCCGAGACATGAGCACCCTCTACCAGACCATGCAGGGCGCGATGGCCGGTGCCGAGCGCATCTTCGATATCCTCGACACCGAGCAGGAGATCAAGGATTCACCCAGCGCGAAGGACCTTCCGCAGATCAATGGATACGTCGAGTTCAAGAAGGTGGACTTCGCCTATGATGAGACGCCGATCCTCAGGGACGTCAGCTTCGATGTCGCCCCGGGGCAGACCGTCGCCTTCGTCGGCCCGACCGGCGCGGGCAAGACAACGATCATAAACCTGCTCGGCCGCCAGTACGACATCCGGGGTGGAAGCATCACCATCGATGGTCACGACGTCCGCGAGGTTACGATCAGGTCGCTTCGCCGACAGATGGGCGTGGTGTTGCAGGACGCGTTCCTCTTTCCGGGGAGCATCAAGGAAAACATCCGCTACGGGCGGCTTGAAGCGACGGATCAAGAGGTCGAGGCCGTGGCGATGACGGTCGGCTTGCACGAGTTCATCATGGAACTGCCCCAGAAATACGAGACCGATGTTCGCGAAGGCGGCACGAAGCTGTCCTCGGGGCAGAAGCAGTTGGTCTCATTCGCCAGGGCTCTTCTGGCGGATCCTCGAATCTTGATTCTCGACGAGGCGACGTCGAGCGTGGACACGCAGACCGAGGTAATCATCCAGCAGGCGTTGAGGGAATTGCTGAGGGGGCGGACGTCTTTCGTGATAGCTCATAGGCTCTCCACGATCGTCGAGGCGGACATGATACTCGTGATCGAGGGAGGAGAGATCGTGGAGCGTGGCACGCATCAGGAACTGCTCGATAGTGGCGGCGTCTATGCGAAACTGTACGATATGCAGTTTGAGGAGGTCTCTTCCGAGGCGCTGACCGAATGA
- a CDS encoding helix-hairpin-helix domain-containing protein yields MPAYKRPQIVVLVLILAAGITASVVNLARSRAAGSITGPVRLIEPNGGGVETVIAEEAPDDPPAFRIHVAGEVAKPGVYDLEPGTRVEDAIEAAGGATSGADLETINLAEKLSDGQQVYIALKGKTPAPATSVVRGGDPGPGGKPPAPSAGATASASDKFKNPGDGTVSVNSAGEQELQKLPGVGPAMSGRILEYRREHGGFKSVDELEEVKGIGPKTLEKMRPFVKL; encoded by the coding sequence ATGCCTGCATACAAGCGCCCTCAGATCGTGGTGCTTGTCCTCATCCTCGCCGCCGGTATCACCGCGTCCGTCGTGAACTTGGCTAGATCTCGTGCTGCCGGTTCGATCACAGGACCCGTGCGCTTGATCGAGCCGAACGGGGGTGGCGTCGAGACGGTGATTGCGGAGGAGGCTCCGGACGACCCGCCGGCATTCCGCATTCACGTTGCGGGAGAAGTGGCGAAGCCGGGCGTCTACGATCTGGAGCCTGGTACTAGAGTTGAGGACGCGATAGAGGCGGCAGGTGGCGCTACCTCGGGTGCCGACCTGGAGACGATAAACCTCGCCGAGAAGCTCTCGGACGGTCAGCAGGTGTACATCGCCCTCAAAGGCAAGACGCCGGCCCCGGCCACTTCCGTTGTGAGGGGAGGCGATCCCGGGCCGGGCGGGAAGCCGCCGGCACCTTCGGCTGGAGCGACCGCGTCGGCATCGGACAAGTTCAAGAATCCTGGCGACGGTACGGTCAGTGTCAACAGTGCAGGTGAGCAAGAACTCCAGAAGCTCCCGGGTGTAGGCCCCGCGATGTCCGGAAGAATCCTTGAGTATCGGCGCGAACACGGCGGATTCAAGTCGGTGGACGAGTTGGAGGAGGTCAAGGGCATCGGCCCGAAGACCCTCGAGAAGATGCGTCCATTTGTGAAGCTGTGA
- a CDS encoding carbohydrate-binding family 9-like protein — protein MIAFLIALLAIGQVVVTVEPQIVSPNQWSYLDVYRAPSCMRIDGVIGEKEWAFAAVGSGFTECFQAGYKPVHATYVRALWDDRCLYVAFEFEDNDIWGTYTKRDDPIYVEEAAEMFIDPDWTGRHYWEVNVSPRNTVADLMVIAAGWQGRASISNKYNVLGLHTGVKVYGTVDDRTDVDRGWTAEYAIPWTEFKGRATNSPPRDGDSWRVNFFRIDRLGPGVEDDQFLAWSLSPGVFHQPKNFGVLVFRDCPAGPRSDRCAGSPVPHASLRCAAPGDRMP, from the coding sequence ATGATAGCTTTCCTTATTGCGTTGTTGGCGATCGGTCAGGTGGTGGTGACCGTAGAGCCGCAGATTGTCAGCCCCAACCAGTGGTCGTATCTCGACGTGTACCGGGCGCCGTCCTGCATGCGTATTGACGGTGTGATCGGTGAGAAGGAGTGGGCGTTCGCGGCGGTAGGTAGTGGCTTCACGGAGTGCTTCCAGGCCGGATACAAGCCTGTTCACGCGACGTACGTCAGAGCGCTCTGGGACGATCGGTGTCTGTATGTCGCCTTCGAGTTTGAGGACAATGACATCTGGGGCACCTATACGAAGCGCGACGATCCGATCTACGTTGAGGAGGCGGCCGAGATGTTCATCGACCCCGACTGGACGGGACGGCACTACTGGGAGGTCAATGTCAGCCCTAGGAACACTGTTGCGGACCTGATGGTCATTGCGGCGGGTTGGCAGGGGCGCGCTTCCATTAGCAACAAGTACAACGTGCTGGGTCTGCACACCGGCGTCAAGGTCTACGGAACCGTGGACGATCGGACGGACGTGGACCGTGGGTGGACGGCGGAGTACGCGATCCCATGGACTGAGTTCAAGGGACGCGCCACGAACTCACCTCCACGGGATGGCGATTCTTGGCGGGTGAACTTCTTCCGCATAGACCGTCTTGGCCCGGGGGTGGAAGACGATCAGTTCCTGGCCTGGTCGCTGTCGCCGGGAGTATTCCATCAACCGAAGAACTTCGGGGTCCTGGTCTTCAGAGACTGTCCGGCCGGTCCCCGATCGGATCGTTGTGCAGGCAGCCCAGTGCCACATGCGTCATTGCGCTGCGCCGCCCCAGGTGATAGAATGCCGTGA
- a CDS encoding family 78 glycoside hydrolase catalytic domain has protein sequence MITADTAWIWDSSPQQPVNSYMYVRRVVDLPAEPTEVIVYVSADSRYKLYVNGRLVGRGPVRSDPRWQQYDTYDLAKSLHKGKNSIAALVHHYGINTFTYHLGRGGFLFDGKVSYAGNKSLSIVSDDFWRVRRADAWESDIPRISIQQEFYEVFDANKAPQGWTEVGFDDSKWERATVIRGPLPWSNLTERTIPFLYEKEIHPVGVVEVGVADPSGVDVPKNHVAPLMSREKKTPSDRMASNTSALFLRPNVEDIFKAQPIAPRGMKESEARKKWQALNEGRGLCTVYPLSPEERAAGKAVYLVLDFGWEVAGMPRIKISTKGTGMIDLGYGELLTNGKVDPNRHGVNYADRYVIKPGRQEWEVFDRRGFRYMQMDFRDITEPVTVESVSVNFSTYPVRWNGEFRCSDKRLNDIWRIGAYTVQLNMEDAYTDCPWRERTQWWGDARLEAMSNYHAFGDYKLIRQGIVQIGQSQGDDGQTACFYPGVFDQYIPSFSLIWVGSIWDYYTYSGDAELVREMYPKVEKLIGFFEKFRDRNGLISNVPGWMFIEWTQTEYEGAVSVLNCFYYETLTHASNMARVAGDSGGIEKYSAMASALQTAINTRLYDPARGAYPEYWSEEKQAFSPKTSQMPNALVAAYDIAPMDRRMEILRYCMDPSKEVVPAGSYFAYYWLQALLRHGMVQESLDYMRKNWGVMLDWGATTFWEQWNTNNSLCHGWASAPTAYLPAYILGVRPAEPGFKHVTIAPNTADLRWARGIVPTPLGDIKAEWKIIGDEFIMTFTIPEDMTADLTLPGQPQITITEAGRHTFRVPRVL, from the coding sequence GTGATAACCGCCGATACCGCCTGGATCTGGGATTCCAGTCCTCAGCAACCGGTCAACAGCTACATGTACGTCCGCAGGGTCGTGGACTTGCCCGCCGAGCCGACGGAGGTGATCGTCTACGTCTCCGCCGACAGTCGGTACAAGCTCTACGTCAACGGCAGGCTCGTCGGGCGCGGACCGGTGCGCTCCGACCCGCGTTGGCAGCAGTACGACACCTACGACCTGGCGAAGAGCCTCCACAAGGGCAAGAACTCGATCGCGGCGCTCGTCCACCACTACGGGATCAACACGTTCACCTACCACCTCGGGCGCGGCGGATTCCTCTTCGACGGCAAGGTTTCCTACGCCGGCAACAAGAGCCTCAGTATCGTCTCCGACGACTTCTGGCGGGTGAGGCGTGCCGATGCCTGGGAGAGCGATATCCCGCGCATCTCGATCCAGCAGGAGTTCTACGAGGTCTTCGACGCGAACAAGGCGCCTCAGGGTTGGACCGAGGTCGGCTTCGACGACTCGAAGTGGGAGCGTGCGACCGTCATCAGAGGGCCTCTGCCGTGGAGCAACCTGACCGAGCGAACGATCCCGTTCCTTTATGAGAAGGAGATCCATCCCGTCGGCGTCGTCGAGGTCGGTGTCGCCGATCCCTCGGGCGTCGATGTGCCGAAGAACCACGTCGCGCCGCTGATGTCGCGCGAGAAGAAGACGCCTTCCGACAGGATGGCATCGAACACGTCGGCGCTTTTCTTGAGGCCGAATGTGGAGGATATCTTCAAGGCCCAGCCGATTGCCCCGCGCGGGATGAAGGAATCGGAGGCGCGGAAGAAGTGGCAGGCCCTGAACGAGGGCAGGGGGCTATGCACCGTCTACCCGCTCTCGCCCGAGGAACGGGCTGCGGGGAAAGCCGTCTACCTCGTCCTCGACTTCGGCTGGGAGGTCGCCGGAATGCCTCGGATCAAGATCTCGACAAAGGGCACGGGTATGATCGACCTCGGATACGGGGAGCTCCTCACCAACGGCAAGGTCGATCCCAATCGGCACGGCGTCAACTACGCCGACCGGTACGTTATCAAGCCGGGCCGCCAGGAATGGGAGGTCTTCGACCGCCGTGGGTTTCGGTACATGCAGATGGACTTCCGGGACATCACCGAGCCGGTGACCGTCGAGTCCGTGAGTGTCAACTTCAGCACCTATCCCGTCCGATGGAACGGCGAGTTCCGGTGCTCCGACAAGCGGCTGAACGACATCTGGCGAATCGGAGCATATACCGTCCAGCTCAACATGGAGGACGCCTACACCGACTGCCCGTGGAGGGAGCGCACTCAGTGGTGGGGCGACGCGCGGCTCGAGGCGATGAGCAACTACCACGCGTTCGGCGACTACAAGCTCATCCGCCAGGGGATTGTTCAGATCGGCCAGTCGCAAGGCGATGACGGCCAGACCGCCTGCTTCTATCCCGGCGTCTTCGATCAGTATATCCCCTCCTTCAGCCTGATCTGGGTCGGCTCGATCTGGGACTACTACACCTACTCGGGCGACGCTGAGCTCGTGCGGGAAATGTACCCGAAGGTCGAGAAGCTGATCGGCTTCTTCGAGAAGTTCAGGGACAGGAACGGCCTGATCTCGAACGTCCCCGGCTGGATGTTCATCGAGTGGACGCAGACCGAGTACGAGGGTGCGGTCTCCGTGCTGAACTGCTTCTACTACGAGACGCTCACTCATGCGTCGAACATGGCGCGTGTCGCGGGGGATTCCGGGGGCATCGAGAAGTACTCCGCAATGGCATCCGCGCTCCAGACGGCGATCAACACTCGGCTCTACGATCCGGCCAGAGGCGCGTACCCCGAGTACTGGTCAGAGGAGAAGCAGGCGTTCTCGCCGAAGACGAGCCAGATGCCAAACGCGCTCGTGGCGGCGTACGACATCGCGCCCATGGACCGACGGATGGAGATCCTGCGGTACTGCATGGACCCGTCCAAAGAGGTCGTCCCGGCGGGCTCGTATTTCGCATACTACTGGCTCCAGGCCCTTCTGCGGCACGGAATGGTGCAGGAGTCGCTGGACTACATGCGTAAGAACTGGGGCGTGATGCTCGATTGGGGCGCGACGACCTTCTGGGAGCAGTGGAACACGAACAACTCGCTGTGCCACGGATGGGCCTCCGCGCCGACGGCCTATCTGCCGGCGTACATCCTCGGTGTCCGACCCGCAGAGCCGGGGTTCAAACATGTGACGATTGCCCCGAACACCGCCGACCTCAGGTGGGCTAGGGGGATCGTTCCGACTCCGCTCGGCGATATCAAGGCCGAGTGGAAGATCATTGGCGACGAGTTCATCATGACCTTCACGATCCCGGAGGACATGACCGCCGATCTCACGCTCCCCGGCCAACCGCAGATCACCATTACGGAAGCAGGCAGGCACACGTTCAGAGTCCCGCGTGTCCTATAG
- a CDS encoding amidohydrolase family protein — protein MERIRAAVGVERMNVVCIYSREVINHNPSGYATKVEYPGNFYVFGGLDHSSYWSDGKIRAPSLVEQVERLVAIGCDGIKMLENKPTHRRMVDVPIDGPYFAEYFEHVEALGVPIIWHVNDPEEFWYPELTPGWAKSRDWGYDQTWIPKEQLYTEVGNVLERHPDLNIVFAHFYFLSADLPRAARLLDRYPNVKLDVCPGIEMFYNMSMDVDAACEFFMRYQDRLILGTDISSNHTDDEARKRLGIITRWLSTSDEYRVPEGADFVLGPPEDGIMRGIALTPEVLAKIYRLNFESLVGPTPRPIDRHLAYDECMRLAREASILNDVPIESTQAYAAAQALTNA, from the coding sequence ATGGAGCGCATCCGGGCCGCGGTCGGCGTCGAGCGGATGAACGTCGTTTGCATCTACAGCCGCGAAGTGATCAACCACAATCCCTCCGGCTATGCCACGAAGGTGGAGTACCCCGGCAACTTCTACGTCTTCGGTGGGCTCGATCACTCGTCCTACTGGAGCGATGGCAAGATCAGAGCGCCGTCCCTTGTCGAGCAGGTAGAGCGCCTGGTTGCGATCGGCTGCGACGGCATTAAGATGCTCGAGAACAAGCCGACCCACCGCCGGATGGTGGACGTCCCCATTGACGGCCCGTACTTCGCGGAGTACTTCGAACACGTGGAGGCGCTCGGCGTCCCGATTATCTGGCACGTCAACGACCCTGAGGAGTTCTGGTATCCAGAGTTGACTCCCGGCTGGGCGAAGTCCAGGGACTGGGGCTACGACCAGACGTGGATACCCAAGGAGCAACTCTACACCGAAGTCGGGAACGTCCTCGAGCGCCACCCGGACCTGAACATTGTGTTCGCGCACTTCTACTTCCTTTCCGCCGATCTCCCACGCGCGGCCCGGCTGCTTGATCGTTACCCGAACGTGAAGCTCGACGTGTGCCCGGGCATCGAGATGTTCTACAACATGTCCATGGACGTGGATGCCGCCTGCGAGTTCTTCATGCGCTACCAGGACCGCCTGATCCTTGGGACCGACATATCGAGCAACCATACCGACGACGAGGCTCGCAAGCGGCTGGGGATCATCACCCGCTGGCTTTCGACGTCCGATGAGTACCGCGTGCCGGAGGGCGCCGACTTCGTGCTCGGCCCGCCGGAGGATGGCATCATGCGTGGGATCGCCCTCACACCGGAGGTGTTGGCGAAGATCTACCGCCTGAACTTCGAGTCGCTCGTCGGCCCGACGCCCAGACCGATCGATCGGCACCTCGCATACGACGAGTGCATGCGCCTCGCCCGCGAGGCATCGATCCTCAATGACGTTCCGATCGAATCAACGCAGGCGTACGCCGCCGCCCAGGCGCTGACAAACGCATAG